The Cucumis melo cultivar AY chromosome 5, USDA_Cmelo_AY_1.0, whole genome shotgun sequence genome has a segment encoding these proteins:
- the LOC127149322 gene encoding uncharacterized protein LOC127149322 isoform X1, producing MHFEGFPDATSLRREIPFKFVSVLYSQNRNREEEKKKGEEEEVAAVHNPFVPPPSVVDRPRRCSSSPSATLEIGKEDEVSRNIGSGSMFAWVCSWSGLIIVAPVEDSKSTCWVFLILLVE from the exons atgcattttgagggatttcccgacgccacgtcactgcgtcgggaaatcccctttaaattcgtttcagttctgtattcacagaaccgaaaccgagaggaggagaaaaagaaaggagaagaagaagaagtcgccgCCGTGCATAatccttttgttccgccgccgtccgtcgtcgaccgccctcgccgttgttcctcgtcgccgtctgccactttag AAATAGGAAAGGAAGATGAAGTATCGAGAAATATTGGTTCTGGTTCTATGTTTGCTTGGGTTTGTTCTTGGAGCG GGCTGATCATAGTTgcgccagttgaagattcaaAATCCACGTGTTGGGTGTtcttgatattgcttgtagaatga
- the LOC127149322 gene encoding uncharacterized protein LOC127149322 isoform X2, whose translation MHFEGFPDATSLRREIPFKFVSVLYSQNRNREEEKKKGEEEEVAAVHNPFVPPPSVVDRPRRCSSSPSATLEIGKEDEVSRNIGSGSMFAWVCSWSVWIVGKAVNNFLKKMGISLHFHP comes from the exons atgcattttgagggatttcccgacgccacgtcactgcgtcgggaaatcccctttaaattcgtttcagttctgtattcacagaaccgaaaccgagaggaggagaaaaagaaaggagaagaagaagaagtcgccgCCGTGCATAatccttttgttccgccgccgtccgtcgtcgaccgccctcgccgttgttcctcgtcgccgtctgccactttag AAATAGGAAAGGAAGATGAAGTATCGAGAAATATTGGTTCTGGTTCTATGTTTGCTTGGGTTTGTTCTTGGAGCG TATGGATTGTTGGAAAGGCAGTGAAtaatttcttaaagaaaatggGAATATCATTACATTTTCACCCATAG
- the LOC127149322 gene encoding uncharacterized protein LOC127149322 isoform X3, with protein sequence MHFEGFPDATSLRREIPFKFVSVLYSQNRNREEEKKKGEEEEVAAVHNPFVPPPSVVDRPRRCSSSPSATLEIGKEDEVSRNIGSGSMFAWVCSWSGV encoded by the exons atgcattttgagggatttcccgacgccacgtcactgcgtcgggaaatcccctttaaattcgtttcagttctgtattcacagaaccgaaaccgagaggaggagaaaaagaaaggagaagaagaagaagtcgccgCCGTGCATAatccttttgttccgccgccgtccgtcgtcgaccgccctcgccgttgttcctcgtcgccgtctgccactttag AAATAGGAAAGGAAGATGAAGTATCGAGAAATATTGGTTCTGGTTCTATGTTTGCTTGGGTTTGTTCTTGGAGCG GTGTTTGA